One genomic window of Arachis hypogaea cultivar Tifrunner chromosome 8, arahy.Tifrunner.gnm2.J5K5, whole genome shotgun sequence includes the following:
- the LOC112706907 gene encoding beta-1,6-galactosyltransferase GALT29A-like encodes MKRSFHIRSLFWLILLVFLIATLLINNSPTTIRIRTLLLRFQLQDPAFEAALLKHAAIDPTEPQWNREIRNLLDQNHHHHHHQRYLLPEFHKALREWFQKKKLEPTSIMSELTQLVKNPIDAHKGSRYSSCAVVGNSGILLKKHYGKLIDSHEVVVRLNHARVQGFEQNVGSKTNISFVNSNIVHGCARMIGCKCHGYNDDVATVMYMCQPAHFMDYTLCKRSMGERSRLLVVTDPRFDVLCARIVKYYSLRRFVLETGKGLEEWGPLHDEAMFHYSSGFQAVMLALGVCDRVSMFGFGKSVKAKHHYHTNQKSELSLHDYEAEYQFYHDLVHGYTPLPFLQHDTKLPPLLMYH; translated from the coding sequence atgaAACGCTCTTTCCATATTCGTTCTCTTTTCTGGCTTATACTTTTGGTTTTTCTCATTGCCACACTCCTCATCAATAACTCTCCAACAACCATCCGCATCAGAACCTTATTACTCCGCTTCCAACTGCAAGATCCCGCATTCGAAGCTGCCTTGCTTAAACACGCCGCCATCGACCCCACCGAACCGCAATGGAACCGCGAAATCCGCAACCTCTTGGATcaaaaccaccaccaccaccaccaccaaagaTACCTGCTTCCAGAATTCCACAAAGCCCTTCGAGAATGGTTCCAGAAGAAAAAGTTGGAACCAACAAGCATCATGTCGGAGTTAACGCAACTAGTGAAAAACCCCATCGATGCTCACAAAGGTAGTAGATACTCGTCATGTGCGGTTGTTGGAAACAGCGGAATCTTGCTGAAGAAGCATTACGGAAAGCTTATAGATTCCCACGAGGTGGTTGTTCGTTTGAACCACGCAAGAGTCCAAGGATTCGAGCAAAACGTTGGGTCAAAAACCAACATCTCATTCGTTAACAGCAACATCGTACATGGCTGCGCAAGAATGATTGGTTGCAAGTGCCACGGATACAACGATGACGTGGCAACGGTTATGTACATGTGCCAGCCGGCGCATTTCATGGACTACACCCTATGCAAGAGGTCCATGGGTGAACGTTCACGCTTATTGGTTGTAACGGATCCAAGGTTCGATGTTTTGTGCGCTAGAATTGTGAAGTACTATTCTTTAAGAAGGTTTGTGTTGGAGACTGGGAAGGGGTTAGAAGAGTGGGGTCCACTTCATGATGAGGCTATGTTTCATTACTCTTCTGGATTCCAAGCTGTCATGCTTGCTTTGGGTGTGTGTGACAGGGTTTCTATGTTCGGCTTTGGTAAATCGGTTAAGGCTAAGCATCATTATCATACTAACCAGAAGAGTGAGTTGAGTTTGCATGACTATGAAGCTGAATATCAGTTCTATCATGACCTTGTTCATGGTTATACGCCTTTGCCTTTTCTTCAACATGATACTAAACTACCTCCTCTTCTCATGTACCATTGA